ATACATATAAAATCAACATCTTTACTAACAAAATCTAGGTAGAACCACATCTTGTTAAATAAACTTACTCAATTAGCCTACTATCTATTCAGCACCTAAACAGAGTACATATATAGACATCTCAAGCATACATATACCAGCAAAGAGTTATAGAGCTTGATCAATGATCTAACCTGCCCGCTGCAAAAAGGTCCAGCCCCTATACCAATGGTAGGAATTTGAAGAGCTGATGTGGCTGCAGCAGCCACCGGTGGAGGCACACATTCTAGAACAACAGAAAAACACCCCACTTCTTGCAAAGCCAGCGCAGTCTTCACAACCTGTAGAGAACAATATCTTTCATCATAACAACAAAATGCACAAAACACAGTTCAAGTGGGAAGCAGAGCCTCGATAAGCACATCGCATAGTGTAGGTTGAGAGTTTAAAATCACATGGTCCTGTAATTGGCTGGTGCGTGTGGGAAGGGGAATTACACATGTGGGAGAATTAGTAGGGGCACAGCCCCAACACCCTCATCACAAAAATGAAagggagagggaaaaaaaaaaaaaaaaaccgacgACAACAACAAAACACACAAATAGGTAGGTGCGCACACACAAGTGAGAAAGTGAGTTAAGAGACCTTGACAGCACTAGCAAGATTCTTGCCTTGAGGCCTGAATCCCCCAAGAACACTAATGGCCTGAGGGGTGAGTCCCACATGCCCCATCACTGCAATTCCAGCTTCAACGATAGCTCTCGCTGCAGTAATTCTCGAAGGCGACCCTCCTTCCAATTTTATCGCATCCATTCCTCCTTCCTTCAAAACCCTCACCGCTGTATCAACTGCCTGCCAAAAATCCAAACTGCAACAATCACCAATCATTGCACGCTTAAAACGGAAATCCCAAATCATAATCGTTAGgactaaatgattaaatttcaCCATTTCGTTTCAGCTCAAGGTTTTGGACAACTCTtcaaaaaagggaaagaaacaaACACGTCCTTACATCCTCAGACATCCATtgttctcagcaaccaaaccaAAGCAATAACAtcttggaaaaacaaaaacccttgaaaattttggttttgtcACATTGATTCCCCACTACCTGACTGGTGCTGGATTCGTAGGTCCCAAACGGCAAGTCCCCGATGAGAAGCGGGCGAGTGGCGCCACGCGCCACGGCGCGGCAATGAACAAGCATCTCGTCGAGTGAGATAGGGAGGGTGGTGTCGTGGCCGTGCACGACCATGGACGCCGAGTCACCGACAAGGCACACGTCGATGCCTGCGGAGTCTAGGTGCACTGCTGACGGGTAATCGTAGGCGGTCACGACCGTTATGGGCTCGCCCTTGCGGTGCTTTTGCTTCAAGTGGGTCAGCGTCACTCTTTGGTTGGGATTCTGGGGCTTTGGGCCGCCGTAGACGGTGCTCTCGGGGACATTGCTCATGTAGCGAAGAATGGCGTGGGGCTTCACAGCGGACTTGGCTCTAGAAAGGGAAGCAATGAAGCCCATTATCTATCTATTCCCTGTGACACAGTTAGAGAGGTGTGTGTGTCACGctcccgttttgggatataaggggaacgcAAACTAGAGCTAAACataataaaagataataaaaatattcatatgtatttCTAGGAGACAACACTAATAGAAGGATTGATTAAGCATATTTCTGCAATGTACATACTATGCTAGGGAATAAACCAAAGTGTTGCCACTGTACAACATACAAAAGGGTCGATCCGGTCTATGCTCTATCGCTCTAGGGAGATCTCCGCCATCCACTAAAAGAACCTGGCCATCTGAAAGGTTTAAAGGAAAAATgagtgagttcgacaactcagtaagtaacacaacacCAGAGGAAATAAAACATGATGTAAAATTTTCATATCATATCTTAGTCATGCTCAAAGATAATTTATGCAATGTAacataattaacaatttaaGCAAGAATGGTATGAAACTGGTAAATGAATAAGTAAATcattttgattcttttcttttaaaaacattAGTTTTCCCCCATTTAGACTCGATTCCGCTGTTAACCGTGAGCAGCGTACGTTGGCTTTGTCCCGAAGGACCTATGAGCTCATCTTGTCGTTACAAGGGAGAGCTCCAAGTTGGGAACTTCCTCAGGTGAAGGCCACCCGGCCGTAGCACACACCTTCTCATAACCGTCCTTCGATGTGCTTACCTTGCTACCCATACCAATTCGTATTGTAACCATGGAAAACATTGATGCACCTGTACTTTTCCTTTGGTTCTATAAGCTCTTCTATAACTGTCCCATATCCTTTGAAACTTTGAGAGCTCTTTTCATTCATAACTATAGTCATACATCAATCATATTTCTTTCATAACTGTAGccatgcataaatcataacaaTAAAGTAATTGTAACACAcaacatttttaaataatgacatataaataattaaaacttgGATTTAAAAGCaatttaaaatcatataaatgaatgatttataaaattctccaacactttttcaaaagatttataataaaatttgtgGGGTTTTAGGTGTTGTGTCCCCTTACCTAGATTTGCCAATAGCGTCAGGGTCAACATTCTACCAAAATAAATTGCAAGAGTAAGCTTAgaggaatattctgaaattttcaggtctaaaacttaaactaaggtaTCCTATGCACATCCTACATAACATGTAACCATAAATCTCCAAATTGTACTgcatataaatacaaaatttctATCCATATATCGCCAAACTTAAATTTCTCTTGAAACCCAAAATAGTTCAATCAACACCATTACCTTAATAGACTAAATCATCAATACTcaaaatttattctcaaattaACCAAATGAAGTCATCAATTTCCAGCACTAATACCAACCGAAACTTCCCATAGACAATACTTCAATCCATTCGGCCACCTAAACAATTTACTGTATTATAAGAATGAATCACTGTTTCATAACAATACTCCAAGCAATTCAAACCAGTTTTGGTCTTTTAAAGCTTCTGTCCACAATGTTGTCAAACCATCAAGTGGGtatatcaaaaattttaaatacaatttttctaGTTAATAAGCAACATAACCGAGCCTCATAAAGACAAACTCAAATACAGAATTACCCACATACACGTGATACACAAGGAAGAGGGAAATTTTCAACTTTTGAATAACAATTCTTCCAACCCAGACAGATTTTATGCAAGAGGGTTTAATGGGTCAACCTAAAAAGCATCATAAATCTTATGGGTAcaaaagaaaagtaattttttttttttttgaaccaaaATTTCATCTTACACGTGAGTTTTGAAAGGGAGAGATATTActgtttttcttcaaattttcaacCCAAGCTCATCAAATAAATGAAACCCACTCAGATTCTATACCGAAGGTTTAATGGGTAAACTAGAAAGCATCATAAATTAGTTGGGTATCAAAAGAAacgaattttttcttttttattttttccaagaATAGCACTTACACGTTAGTTTTTGCAAGAAGAGGTTGTCATGGTTTTCTCCCAAATTTTCATAATATATGAGGATAAATGGAATGGGCAGCTAATGGTTTTGCTTAAAAAGATTTATACAACTTATGGGTATCAACTTTATTGAATGGGTCATCAATTTGTGAAAATGAAATCCAGCAATGAGCTAATCTACCgaaaaagagagaaggagaACAGAGATAAACATGAAACTAGAGAAGTTGAAGGAATTACCTGCTGTGAGGAGGGGATGATGGATTCGGTCTTTCTCCCTTAACCGAATGCTTCACTCTGCTTACTAGAGAGGAGAAAAGAGGAGTGTATTAAAGGAGAAGAGGAGAGGACAGCTTGGTGGCTTAATTCTGCAGGAATTTGGTGCATCGCAGCCGTGTGAGGAGAGGGTTGAAACGTGGCGAGAAGGAGAAAGGCTAGCTGCAACGTGTATGGTGACTGGTAAGGTGCAGAAACGTGTACGCTGGACTGGAGAAGCTAGAGTCCTAGACTTGTTTCTAGGTATTTGAATCATCTGCACTTCAGTTAGTCTAATTGGAAGGAACAGGATCTCCTCCAGTTCAGTTTGAACTGGAGAGTGTCCACTGTGTCCAGTTAGTTATTATATTagagatatttttgtcatttcataTTTTTTCGGACAAATATACGCCTACCTTATAATTAACTGGATATTCTCCAGTTCAGTTGAATCCAAATTCTGATTGGAAGGGCAAATGTCCCGGCAGTAGCTCAAATGGTTAGGAAACCAccaaaataaatgttattagtTGGAATTATCACTCTTCTTCTTGTGtgaatatgttaaaaaaaaaaaaaaaaaaaaaaaaaaaaacaaaacaaaacaaaacaaaagattataagtataaatttgttaaaaaaatataaaaagacaaatttatcatttcttttatattaactGGATCTTTATTGAACCGGAGAGAATCCTTGTCCATAATCTTCTTTTGTCATGGGTCTTATGTTGCTGTCTATGGCCTTAATCAAAATGGGTtagtagaaaaaaataaataaataaaggccaAGGGACTGGTCTAGATGATATGGTCATTACAATTCATAGGCTATACTAAAtctaagaaattttattttattaatgtctttaaaaaattatttctttgggTTCCcatataataaagaaaaatatattgtattttcttttaacaatatATGGTGTTATACAAAAATTTTCTTTGGGTTCTTCTTATattaaatattctaaattttGTCATCAATGGGTAGCTTAATCGGCTaaggaccacgcctcatgaagcgaaggtcactagttcgaattctccCTCCCCCTTGTGtgaacatgttaaaaaaaaaaaaatactataaattttttgtagGTTGTTATAGCGTGTGTTGGGGAGCTGTATTTTGTTTGGTTGAATTGATTGTCTAACATATATTTGCAAATAATTGAGGGCAGCAGGCGTTTTGGGTGTCGCCTACACCAACTTGAATCGGTGGGAAGGTACATTTTCTAACTATCGCATTCGTTTTCGATGCGGGACGTTATTCACACGCTCCTGTTGAAGCCTGGGAACGTCACTCTTGGAAACCGTGACAGTGTGACTCTCATTCAAGTACACGAAcaagaaatcaaataaatagATAGTACTAGTTACCGGTGTTAATAGAGAAATGACTCCTGCACAATAAATATGTTTATAGTTATATAAATGCTGTGCATAACTATTGTGTAAGAATTATTGTTCGTGTTAATATCAAGAGGAAGCTAGaattttgaacatatatatatatatatatatatatatatatatatatattttaaaaaaaaaaaaatcacaatttcgCTTCATACATATAGCTTTCTGAATGTAGCAATTTATACCGTTTATTTTTGCACAGAAGATTCACAGGAGACAGGCCAAACTCCAGAAGAATAATCTAGAGAGAAACCATATCAAATCCATGCTTCTAGATGCTATGACTTTGGAATACTTGACATACCAATCCCGATTCACATTCCATGACAGTAGGTTACAAATCAGCACTGGTCAATGAAAGTAGTAACAGaaggaataaaacaaaaaggagaTCCTATCTA
Above is a genomic segment from Alnus glutinosa chromosome 12, dhAlnGlut1.1, whole genome shotgun sequence containing:
- the LOC133852312 gene encoding 3-methyl-2-oxobutanoate hydroxymethyltransferase 1, mitochondrial, which produces MGFIASLSRAKSAVKPHAILRYMSNVPESTVYGGPKPQNPNQRVTLTHLKQKHRKGEPITVVTAYDYPSAVHLDSAGIDVCLVGDSASMVVHGHDTTLPISLDEMLVHCRAVARGATRPLLIGDLPFGTYESSTSQAVDTAVRVLKEGGMDAIKLEGGSPSRITAARAIVEAGIAVMGHVGLTPQAISVLGGFRPQGKNLASAVKVVKTALALQEVGCFSVVLECVPPPVAAAATSALQIPTIGIGAGPFCSGQVLVYHDLLGMLQHPHHAKVTPKFCKQYAHVGDVINKALLEYKEEVTNGSFPGPAHSPYKIGASDVDGFLNELQKLGLDKAAAAAAEAAEKIGTA